A window from Oceanithermus desulfurans encodes these proteins:
- a CDS encoding ABC transporter substrate-binding protein yields MKRWIIGLLALSLAFGVASAQTLIYGQSDLPKTLDSSDAQDGNSLRVAYQITETLVAFKPGTVDPIPGLALSWEASNNAKEWTFKLRQGVKFHDGTPFNAEAVKFNIDRWNDPNNKYRGNKQFVPFTWVFGGFKGDGSIIDRVEVVDEYTVKFYLTDSVGFFPNMLGASYFGIDSPKAVMANPEKYGTPEVGAVGTGPFKFDKWVIGDKVVLKRNDAYWGEKARVDTLVFRGIPEPASRLAELKAGAIHIANNLSPEDKVTIDADPNLEAVVQKGLNIGYLAFHQKNKPLDDIRVRKAIAAAVDWDAIVDAFYAGLGERATEFVPPAMWGRDGNIPAYTYNPDLAKKLLAEAGYPNGFETEIWYMPVSRPYFPAPQPIAETIATYLADVGIKATLKTEDWGTYLSDYDQGKFPMYMLGWSPDYPDPDNYLFTFFGPTSIKTNLGCESAACEEIGQMLVEARTAPDMATRKELYAKVQRMVHELTLSIPVAHNNPLHAVRKGVSGWVPSPLGSSENLNLVTVK; encoded by the coding sequence ATGAAGCGATGGATCATAGGACTCTTGGCCCTTAGCCTTGCGTTCGGTGTGGCTTCGGCGCAGACCCTGATTTACGGCCAGAGCGACCTGCCCAAGACCCTGGATTCCTCCGACGCGCAGGACGGGAACTCGCTCCGGGTGGCCTACCAGATCACCGAGACGCTGGTGGCCTTCAAACCCGGCACCGTCGACCCGATCCCCGGTCTGGCGCTTTCCTGGGAAGCCAGCAACAACGCCAAGGAGTGGACCTTCAAACTGCGCCAGGGCGTCAAGTTCCACGACGGCACCCCCTTCAACGCGGAGGCCGTGAAGTTCAACATCGACCGCTGGAACGACCCGAACAACAAGTACCGCGGGAACAAGCAGTTCGTCCCCTTCACCTGGGTCTTCGGCGGCTTCAAGGGCGACGGCTCGATCATCGACCGCGTGGAGGTCGTGGACGAGTACACCGTCAAGTTCTACCTGACCGACTCGGTGGGCTTCTTCCCCAACATGCTCGGTGCCAGCTACTTCGGCATCGACTCGCCCAAGGCCGTGATGGCCAACCCCGAGAAGTACGGGACCCCTGAAGTGGGCGCCGTCGGCACCGGCCCCTTCAAGTTCGACAAGTGGGTGATCGGCGACAAGGTCGTGCTGAAGCGCAACGACGCCTACTGGGGCGAGAAGGCCAGGGTGGACACCCTCGTCTTCCGCGGCATCCCCGAACCGGCCTCGCGCCTCGCCGAGCTGAAGGCGGGCGCCATCCACATCGCCAACAACCTCTCGCCCGAGGACAAGGTCACCATCGACGCCGACCCCAACCTCGAGGCCGTGGTCCAGAAGGGCCTGAACATCGGTTACCTGGCCTTCCACCAGAAGAACAAGCCGCTCGACGATATCCGGGTACGCAAGGCCATCGCCGCCGCGGTGGACTGGGACGCGATCGTCGACGCCTTCTACGCCGGTCTGGGCGAACGGGCGACCGAGTTCGTGCCGCCGGCGATGTGGGGTCGCGACGGCAACATCCCCGCCTACACCTACAACCCCGATCTGGCCAAGAAGCTGCTGGCCGAAGCGGGCTACCCGAACGGCTTCGAGACCGAGATCTGGTACATGCCGGTGAGCCGCCCCTACTTCCCCGCCCCGCAGCCGATCGCCGAGACGATCGCCACCTACCTGGCCGACGTGGGCATCAAGGCCACCCTCAAGACCGAGGACTGGGGCACCTACCTGTCGGACTACGACCAGGGCAAGTTCCCCATGTACATGCTGGGCTGGAGCCCCGACTACCCCGACCCCGACAACTACCTGTTCACCTTCTTCGGCCCCACCTCGATCAAGACCAACCTCGGCTGTGAGAGCGCCGCCTGCGAAGAGATCGGGCAGATGCTCGTCGAGGCGCGCACCGCGCCCGACATGGCGACCCGCAAGGAGCTCTACGCCAAGGTGCAGCGGATGGTGCACGAGCTGACGCTCTCCATCCCCGTGGCCCACAACAACCCGCTGCACGCGGTGCGTAAGGGCGTGTCGGGCTGGGTGCCGAGCCCCCTGGGCAGCTCCGAGAACCTCAACCTGGTCACCGTCAAGTAA
- a CDS encoding bifunctional folylpolyglutamate synthase/dihydrofolate synthase — translation MYAEAVRWLSSQRRAGRERGAGRLAAAWARMGGALPGTRFVHVVGTNGKGSVAAYLEQGFLAAGVRTGAFTSPHLVDPRERVRVDGAPVSPKVLVRFVARARALDLEDPPAFFEWMLAFALERFAAEGVAWAALEAGVGGASDATAFAAEGVALTVLTNVGEDHLASFGSLEALARDKAGAVLPGLPVVTAARGRARAILREVARDRGAPLFVYDPGNPLFALPVPPALGGAFQRVNAALAAAALRLLGFEEGAVQSALERARLPGRFDRRIFRGRPVLLDGAHNPPAARALAAELPGRYRLVFGAQPHKAADAMLELLAARADGVVLTWPLPAARGGHPYEPDPLAALARAAETAGPGEPVVVTGSLYLVGRLLGSGLLE, via the coding sequence GTGTACGCGGAGGCGGTTCGCTGGCTTTCCTCGCAGCGGCGCGCCGGCCGCGAACGCGGCGCGGGTCGCCTCGCCGCCGCGTGGGCGCGCATGGGCGGCGCACTCCCCGGGACCCGCTTCGTGCACGTCGTGGGGACGAACGGCAAGGGCAGCGTGGCCGCCTACCTGGAGCAGGGCTTCCTCGCCGCCGGCGTGCGCACCGGGGCGTTCACCAGCCCCCACCTCGTCGATCCGCGCGAGCGGGTAAGGGTGGACGGCGCCCCGGTGAGCCCCAAGGTGCTCGTGCGCTTCGTGGCGCGCGCCCGCGCGCTCGACCTCGAAGACCCCCCGGCCTTCTTCGAGTGGATGCTCGCCTTCGCCCTCGAGCGCTTCGCGGCGGAGGGGGTGGCCTGGGCGGCGCTGGAGGCCGGGGTGGGGGGCGCGAGCGACGCCACGGCCTTTGCCGCGGAGGGCGTGGCCCTGACCGTGCTCACCAACGTGGGCGAAGACCACCTGGCGAGCTTCGGCTCGCTCGAGGCGCTGGCGCGGGACAAGGCGGGGGCGGTGCTTCCGGGCCTGCCCGTCGTCACCGCGGCCCGCGGCCGGGCGCGGGCGATCCTGCGCGAGGTCGCCCGCGACCGTGGTGCGCCGCTTTTCGTCTACGATCCCGGGAATCCGCTCTTCGCCCTCCCGGTCCCGCCGGCCCTCGGCGGCGCCTTCCAGCGCGTGAACGCGGCGCTGGCCGCGGCGGCGCTGCGGCTTCTGGGATTCGAGGAGGGGGCGGTGCAATCGGCGCTGGAGCGCGCCCGGCTGCCGGGGCGGTTCGACCGCCGGATTTTCCGCGGTAGGCCCGTCCTGCTCGACGGCGCCCACAACCCGCCCGCGGCGCGGGCGCTGGCCGCCGAGCTGCCCGGGCGCTACCGCCTCGTCTTCGGCGCCCAGCCGCACAAGGCGGCGGATGCGATGCTCGAGCTTCTGGCGGCGCGGGCGGACGGCGTCGTGCTCACTTGGCCGCTGCCCGCGGCCCGGGGAGGCCACCCCTACGAACCCGACCCCCTCGCCGCCCTGGCGCGCGCGGCGGAGACGGCAGGCCCGGGCGAGCCCGTGGTGGTCACGGGCTCGCTCTACCTGGTCGGCCGCCTACTCGGCTCGGGCCTCCTTGAGTAG
- a CDS encoding ABC transporter ATP-binding protein yields MPLLELRNLYKAFGGLQAISNVSLTVNEGEIVSIIGPNGAGKSTLFNLITGVYKPDRGDIIFEGERINGLTPDKVTRKGIARTFQNLRLFTHLTVLENVLIPQHHRLKSGWLAAVLRTPAYLKEEEEMRKTALEKLSFFGPRLMSFRLHQPVYVLSYANRRRTEMARAMATGAKLLLLDEPSAGMNPKETKEITQIIRRFRDEGGYTIVLVEHKMNLVGEISDRVVVLDYGEKIAEGDYKDVVNDPKVIEAYLGRREE; encoded by the coding sequence ATGCCTCTGCTTGAGCTGCGCAACCTCTACAAGGCCTTCGGCGGCCTCCAGGCCATCAGCAACGTCAGCCTGACCGTCAACGAGGGCGAGATCGTCAGCATCATCGGGCCCAACGGCGCGGGCAAATCCACCCTCTTCAACCTGATCACCGGGGTGTACAAACCCGACCGCGGCGACATCATCTTCGAAGGGGAGCGGATCAACGGGCTGACCCCGGACAAGGTGACGCGCAAGGGCATCGCCCGCACCTTCCAGAACCTGCGGCTGTTCACCCACCTGACCGTGCTGGAAAACGTGCTGATCCCGCAGCACCACCGCCTCAAGTCGGGCTGGCTGGCCGCCGTCCTGCGCACCCCCGCCTACCTGAAGGAAGAGGAGGAGATGCGCAAGACGGCGCTCGAGAAGCTCTCGTTCTTCGGGCCCCGCCTGATGAGCTTCCGCCTGCACCAGCCGGTCTACGTCCTCTCCTACGCCAACCGCCGCCGCACCGAGATGGCGCGCGCCATGGCGACGGGCGCGAAGCTGCTCCTCCTCGACGAGCCCAGCGCCGGTATGAACCCCAAGGAGACCAAGGAGATCACCCAGATCATCCGCCGCTTCCGTGACGAGGGGGGCTACACCATCGTGCTGGTGGAACACAAGATGAACCTGGTGGGCGAGATCTCCGACCGGGTCGTGGTGCTCGACTACGGCGAAAAGATCGCGGAGGGCGACTACAAGGACGTGGTGAACGACCCCAAGGTGATTGAGGCCTACCTGGGCCGGAGGGAGGAGTGA
- a CDS encoding branched-chain amino acid ABC transporter permease has product MTASKLASRSTLFTLLAGLLLVVLIGWRIAMLGDYTFARIVQDFLNALTLGSLYALIALGYTMVYGIIRLINFAHGEIFMLGSYFAFYAMTLTPMHWGLALLITVLLGGTVLLVLRSLFNLEEPKRTAALALLIFAGTFFLLAFRNMGWIEALLLSMLATGVAGVLLEAVAYRPLRGAPRESMLITAIAASFFLQNMGQLLFGPRVQGFNAETILNRPLNFTIGEETVYYTGILIVVPTVTAVLLFVLNLFVSRTKLGKAMRATAQDAEVAQMMGVNVNQVIALTFFIGSILAAAAGVMYAIRFGQIHPLMGLIPGIKAFTAAVIGGIGSLPGAVLGGLLLGFIEIYVVSLFPTLSAYKDVFAFVLLILILLFRPSGLVGEDLTEKV; this is encoded by the coding sequence GTGACCGCATCCAAACTCGCCTCGCGTTCAACGTTGTTCACCCTGCTGGCAGGCCTGCTGCTCGTCGTCCTCATCGGATGGCGCATCGCCATGCTGGGCGATTACACCTTTGCGCGCATCGTGCAGGACTTCCTCAACGCGCTTACGCTGGGAAGCCTGTACGCGCTCATCGCCCTGGGCTACACCATGGTCTACGGCATCATCCGCCTGATCAACTTTGCCCACGGCGAGATCTTCATGCTGGGGTCGTACTTCGCCTTCTACGCGATGACCCTGACCCCCATGCACTGGGGCCTGGCCCTGCTCATCACCGTCCTGCTTGGCGGCACCGTTTTGCTCGTCTTGCGCAGCCTTTTTAATCTCGAAGAACCTAAACGAACGGCGGCCCTGGCGCTGCTGATCTTTGCCGGAACCTTCTTCCTGCTGGCCTTCAGGAACATGGGCTGGATCGAGGCGCTGCTCCTGAGCATGCTCGCCACCGGCGTGGCCGGGGTGCTGCTCGAAGCGGTGGCCTACCGCCCGCTCCGCGGCGCCCCCCGCGAGAGCATGCTGATCACCGCGATCGCAGCCAGCTTCTTCCTGCAGAACATGGGCCAGCTGCTCTTCGGCCCGCGCGTGCAGGGGTTCAACGCCGAAACCATCCTCAACCGCCCGCTCAACTTCACCATCGGCGAGGAGACCGTCTACTACACGGGCATCCTCATCGTCGTCCCCACCGTCACCGCGGTGCTGCTCTTCGTGCTGAACCTCTTCGTCTCCCGCACCAAGCTGGGCAAGGCCATGCGCGCCACCGCCCAGGACGCCGAGGTGGCCCAGATGATGGGGGTCAACGTCAACCAGGTCATCGCCCTGACCTTCTTCATCGGCTCGATCCTGGCGGCGGCCGCGGGCGTCATGTACGCCATCCGCTTCGGGCAGATCCACCCGCTGATGGGCCTGATCCCGGGCATCAAGGCCTTCACCGCCGCGGTCATCGGCGGCATCGGGAGCCTTCCCGGCGCCGTGCTCGGCGGTCTGCTGCTCGGCTTTATTGAAATCTATGTGGTGAGCCTGTTCCCCACGCTTTCGGCCTATAAGGACGTCTTCGCCTTCGTGCTCCTCATCCTGATCCTCCTCTTCCGCCCCTCCGGGCTGGTCGGGGAAGACCTCACGGAGAAGGTATGA
- a CDS encoding ABC transporter permease — translation MTAYAIRRFLSLIPVLFGVSLLVFTFIHMIPGDPAVVMLGERATPESLEKLRRQLNLDKPLFFNFEAAVEKKSPAALFESQYFTFITRILHGDLGESIFTKVDVATELRARFPATFELSVGAMLIALLLAIPAGIMAAVRKNSWLDLSVMTAALVGISMPIFWLGLLLIYLFAVNLHWLPPSGRLDVGMHLNPVTGFYVIDGLITGNLAATGNALKHLVLPALALGSIPTAVIARMMRGAMLEVMNQDYIRTARSKGLAERVVIWKHALRNAMLPVITVIGLMFGTLLTGAILTETIFNWPGIGKWLYDGIGARDYPIVQGGTLFIATVYVIINALVDLSYGFFDPRIQYR, via the coding sequence GTGACCGCCTACGCCATCCGCCGTTTTTTGAGCCTTATCCCCGTTCTCTTCGGCGTCAGCCTGCTCGTCTTCACCTTCATCCACATGATCCCCGGCGATCCCGCGGTCGTCATGCTGGGGGAGCGCGCAACGCCCGAATCGCTCGAAAAACTCAGAAGACAACTCAACCTCGACAAACCCCTCTTTTTCAACTTCGAAGCGGCCGTGGAGAAGAAATCTCCCGCCGCGCTTTTTGAAAGCCAGTACTTTACCTTCATCACGCGCATCCTGCACGGCGACCTGGGCGAGTCGATCTTCACCAAGGTGGACGTGGCCACCGAGCTGCGGGCCCGCTTCCCGGCGACCTTCGAGCTTTCGGTGGGGGCGATGCTGATCGCCCTGTTGCTGGCGATTCCAGCCGGCATCATGGCCGCGGTGCGCAAGAACAGCTGGCTCGACCTGAGCGTGATGACCGCGGCGCTGGTGGGCATCTCGATGCCGATCTTCTGGCTGGGTCTGCTGCTGATCTACCTCTTCGCCGTGAACCTGCACTGGCTGCCGCCCTCGGGACGGCTCGACGTGGGGATGCACCTCAACCCCGTCACCGGCTTCTACGTCATCGACGGCCTGATCACCGGCAACCTGGCCGCAACCGGCAACGCCCTCAAGCACCTCGTCCTGCCGGCGCTGGCGCTCGGCAGCATCCCCACCGCGGTCATCGCCCGCATGATGCGCGGGGCGATGCTGGAGGTGATGAACCAGGACTACATCCGCACCGCCCGATCGAAGGGGCTGGCCGAGCGGGTCGTGATCTGGAAGCACGCCCTGCGCAACGCCATGCTGCCGGTCATCACGGTGATCGGGTTGATGTTCGGTACGCTGCTCACGGGCGCGATCCTGACCGAGACGATCTTCAACTGGCCCGGTATCGGCAAGTGGCTCTACGACGGGATCGGGGCGCGCGATTACCCGATCGTGCAGGGCGGCACGCTCTTCATCGCCACCGTCTACGTCATCATCAACGCCCTCGTCGACCTTTCCTACGGGTTCTTCGACCCGCGGATCCAGTACCGCTAG
- a CDS encoding ABC transporter permease encodes MRTPTQQAWRRFMRSSSGKAGLLIVGFFVLLALLAPLIMPYDATKDRNLRERLKPPSAEHIMGTDELGRDIFTRVVHGSRISLRVGVFAVGIAVVAGTFLGLLAGYFGGRTDMLISWLVDIMLSFPSILLAIAIVAVIGPGISNAMIAVGIVQIPIYARLTRSVVLSLKEQDFVAAAEGLGAGRARIIFRHILPNGLSPLIVQATLSIATAILDAAGLGFLGLGAQPPQPEWGLMISKGFLYFTRAPWISLFPGVAIMIAVLGFNLLGDGLRDALDPRTSR; translated from the coding sequence ATGCGCACGCCGACCCAGCAGGCCTGGCGGCGCTTCATGCGCTCGAGCTCCGGCAAGGCCGGTCTCTTGATCGTGGGGTTCTTCGTCCTGCTGGCGCTGCTCGCCCCGCTGATCATGCCCTACGACGCCACCAAGGACCGCAACCTGCGCGAACGCCTCAAGCCGCCCTCGGCCGAGCACATCATGGGCACCGACGAGCTGGGGCGCGACATCTTCACCCGCGTCGTCCACGGCTCCCGCATCTCCCTCCGGGTGGGGGTCTTCGCCGTGGGCATCGCCGTCGTCGCCGGCACCTTTCTGGGGCTGCTCGCCGGCTACTTCGGCGGCCGCACCGACATGCTGATCAGCTGGCTCGTCGACATCATGCTCTCGTTCCCGTCGATCCTGCTCGCGATCGCCATCGTGGCCGTCATCGGTCCCGGAATATCCAACGCGATGATCGCGGTGGGGATCGTCCAGATCCCCATCTACGCGCGCCTCACCCGCAGCGTGGTGCTCTCGCTCAAGGAGCAGGACTTCGTCGCCGCCGCCGAGGGGCTGGGCGCCGGGCGGGCACGCATCATCTTCCGCCACATCCTCCCCAACGGGCTCTCGCCTCTGATCGTCCAGGCCACCCTCTCGATCGCGACGGCGATCCTGGACGCGGCGGGCCTGGGCTTCCTGGGGCTGGGCGCACAGCCGCCGCAGCCCGAATGGGGGCTGATGATCTCCAAGGGCTTCCTCTACTTCACCCGGGCGCCCTGGATCAGCCTCTTCCCCGGCGTGGCCATCATGATCGCGGTGCTGGGGTTCAACCTCCTGGGCGACGGCCTGCGCGACGCCCTCGACCCGCGGACCTCGCGTTAA
- a CDS encoding ABC transporter ATP-binding protein, with amino-acid sequence MPEPLLELKNVSAYYGPIRALNQVNMVLYPGEMVCLLGGNASGKSTTLKTILGLVQVGEGEVYFRGERIDPRPTSYRIEKGMAVVPENRRVFPKMTVRENLEMGAYLRNDAKGIKEDLEYVFSLFPRLEERLGQMAGTMSGGEQQMLAMGRALMSRPKLILMDEPSMGLAPKLVETIFKIIKTVNERGITVFVVEQNANIALSIADRGYVLQTGEVVLEGPAQELLHNEAMRRAYLGEV; translated from the coding sequence ATGCCGGAACCTCTTCTCGAACTCAAGAACGTCAGCGCCTACTACGGCCCCATCCGCGCCTTGAACCAGGTCAACATGGTCCTCTACCCCGGGGAGATGGTCTGCCTGCTCGGCGGCAACGCCTCGGGCAAGAGCACGACCCTCAAGACCATCCTCGGGCTGGTGCAGGTGGGCGAGGGCGAGGTCTACTTCCGCGGCGAGCGCATCGATCCCAGGCCCACCTCGTACCGCATCGAGAAAGGGATGGCCGTGGTGCCCGAAAACCGCCGCGTCTTCCCCAAGATGACGGTCCGCGAAAACCTGGAGATGGGAGCGTACCTGCGCAACGACGCCAAGGGGATCAAGGAGGACCTGGAATACGTCTTTTCGCTCTTCCCGCGGCTGGAGGAACGCCTCGGCCAGATGGCGGGCACGATGTCAGGCGGGGAACAGCAGATGCTGGCGATGGGCCGCGCCCTCATGAGCCGCCCCAAGCTCATCCTGATGGACGAGCCGTCGATGGGCCTCGCGCCCAAGCTGGTGGAGACGATCTTCAAGATCATCAAGACCGTCAACGAACGCGGCATCACCGTCTTCGTCGTCGAGCAGAACGCCAACATCGCCCTCTCGATCGCCGACCGCGGCTACGTGCTGCAGACCGGCGAGGTGGTGCTGGAAGGCCCCGCGCAGGAGCTCCTGCACAACGAGGCCATGCGCCGCGCCTACCTGGGCGAGGTCTGA
- a CDS encoding protease complex subunit PrcB family protein: MKLWKLSLGLLALGLSACVPVLVETGPRYSVTEIEWLTPEASERWTYFFGDPQTVYLDGRPITLEPAPAREHIWAVPGALWVDGQPNLREVLPPLRLPAQTVEALPGFDYVVESRVDLEGVWLYDGTWFRLAGKLKAGERLRSDGVPSYPVLKGLEREEAKVLLDEALARSGNRPLVVYQLSDAVYPDYRFDPKPRSYRKVSLAVQYGVPKEFVLGPVTPPAPAWEVLDKGPFSAYADTQPYAVLAVTEKTFRQKVWPLAAGRRVPQPAPPAIDFRRDSVVAFFWGTKPTGGYAIKVLRVSLKDDVLVVQLKLIQPKPGSLVTQAITSPYLLLRIQGKPAKVRFLDEKGNLLKEARAE, translated from the coding sequence ATGAAGCTCTGGAAACTGTCGCTGGGACTGCTCGCCCTGGGGCTGAGCGCCTGCGTGCCGGTGCTGGTGGAAACCGGCCCGCGCTACAGCGTGACCGAGATCGAATGGCTCACCCCCGAGGCGTCCGAACGCTGGACCTACTTCTTCGGCGATCCGCAGACGGTCTACCTCGACGGGAGGCCGATCACGCTCGAGCCCGCCCCCGCCCGCGAGCACATCTGGGCGGTCCCCGGCGCCCTGTGGGTGGACGGCCAGCCCAACCTGCGCGAGGTCCTTCCGCCGCTGCGCCTTCCGGCCCAGACCGTGGAGGCCCTGCCCGGATTCGACTACGTCGTCGAATCGCGGGTGGACCTGGAGGGGGTCTGGCTCTACGACGGCACCTGGTTCCGCCTCGCCGGGAAGCTCAAGGCCGGCGAACGCCTCCGCAGTGACGGCGTACCGTCCTATCCCGTACTCAAGGGGCTCGAGCGCGAGGAGGCCAAGGTGCTCCTGGACGAGGCCCTGGCCCGTTCGGGCAACCGTCCGCTCGTCGTCTACCAGCTCAGCGACGCCGTCTACCCCGACTACCGCTTCGATCCCAAGCCCCGGAGCTACCGCAAGGTCAGCCTCGCCGTGCAATACGGCGTTCCAAAGGAGTTCGTCTTGGGTCCCGTCACCCCGCCTGCCCCCGCCTGGGAGGTCCTGGACAAGGGCCCCTTCAGCGCCTACGCGGACACCCAGCCCTACGCGGTCCTGGCCGTGACCGAGAAAACCTTCCGGCAAAAGGTCTGGCCGCTGGCCGCGGGCCGCCGGGTTCCCCAGCCGGCGCCCCCTGCGATCGACTTCCGGCGCGACAGCGTGGTCGCCTTCTTCTGGGGCACCAAGCCGACCGGCGGCTACGCCATCAAGGTGCTCCGCGTCAGCTTGAAGGACGACGTGCTCGTGGTGCAGCTGAAGCTGATCCAACCCAAGCCGGGCAGCCTGGTCACCCAGGCGATCACCAGCCCCTACCTGCTGCTGCGGATCCAGGGGAAACCGGCCAAGGTGCGGTTCCTCGACGAAAAGGGGAACCTACTCAAGGAGGCCCGAGCCGAGTAG
- a CDS encoding branched-chain amino acid ABC transporter permease: MRNTLLTLATVGLAILGLFLLTQAEGSSGLLSALTLIFIWGIAAVSLNLINGQLGILSLGHHGFMLIGGYVTALLMLPEKERAPFRTRLLSDWARNHLDLDKWLRGAGLDFIANSIDLKYVVALFIAGLAAAVVGVIVGAPSLRLKGDYLAIVTFGFGEIIRLLPNAPEVAALTNGPLGIKGIPGDAGTVWWTFFAFLFVLWFLSRLKFSSYGRAFEGIREDEIAAEAMGVNLAYHKVLAFTISAFFAGVAGGLYASYLQSVDTQTFNFFVTFFLLVAISLGGLGSITGAVLGTAIVVLVRIYGGFLEKPYPAYIGYLGGAVVMLSAFAFSAYIRKARRLRPVVETKHLIFGALGVALLLVTVFFRNESWMTQTVQFFGLRKILLAVILILIMIYRREGIMGRAEFSWKLIFGPREDVPTEEQRKQDAWLSNPDLNPDAAKKEDDDASA, translated from the coding sequence ATGCGCAACACTCTGCTCACCCTTGCCACCGTCGGGCTGGCGATCCTGGGCCTCTTCCTGCTGACCCAGGCCGAAGGCAGCAGCGGCCTCCTCTCCGCCCTCACCCTCATCTTCATCTGGGGCATCGCCGCCGTCAGCCTCAACCTGATCAACGGGCAGCTCGGCATCCTCTCCCTCGGTCACCACGGCTTCATGCTCATCGGGGGGTACGTCACCGCCCTGCTGATGCTTCCCGAGAAAGAGCGCGCGCCGTTCCGCACCCGCCTGCTCTCCGACTGGGCCCGCAACCACCTGGACCTCGACAAGTGGCTGCGCGGCGCCGGCCTCGACTTCATCGCCAACTCGATCGACCTCAAGTACGTCGTCGCCCTCTTCATCGCGGGGCTCGCCGCGGCGGTGGTGGGCGTCATCGTCGGTGCGCCCTCGCTCAGGCTCAAGGGCGACTACCTGGCTATCGTCACCTTCGGCTTCGGCGAGATCATCCGCCTGCTGCCCAACGCCCCCGAGGTCGCCGCTCTCACCAACGGCCCCCTCGGCATCAAGGGCATCCCCGGCGACGCCGGCACGGTCTGGTGGACCTTCTTCGCCTTCCTCTTCGTGCTCTGGTTCCTCAGCCGGCTGAAGTTCTCCTCGTACGGACGTGCCTTCGAGGGCATCCGCGAGGACGAGATCGCCGCCGAGGCCATGGGCGTCAACCTGGCCTACCACAAGGTGCTGGCCTTCACCATCAGCGCTTTCTTCGCGGGGGTGGCCGGCGGGCTCTACGCCAGCTACCTGCAGTCGGTGGACACTCAGACCTTCAACTTCTTCGTCACCTTCTTCCTGCTCGTCGCCATCAGCCTGGGCGGTCTGGGATCGATCACCGGCGCGGTGCTGGGAACGGCCATCGTGGTGCTCGTGCGCATCTACGGCGGCTTCCTGGAAAAACCCTACCCTGCCTACATCGGCTACCTGGGCGGCGCAGTGGTGATGCTGAGCGCCTTCGCCTTCTCGGCGTACATCCGCAAGGCGCGCCGCCTGCGGCCTGTCGTCGAAACCAAGCATCTGATCTTCGGCGCCTTGGGGGTGGCCCTGCTGCTCGTCACCGTATTCTTCCGCAACGAATCCTGGATGACGCAGACCGTGCAGTTCTTCGGGCTGCGCAAAATCCTGCTGGCGGTCATTCTGATCCTGATCATGATCTACCGCCGCGAGGGCATCATGGGCCGCGCCGAGTTCTCCTGGAAGCTCATTTTCGGCCCCCGCGAGGACGTCCCCACAGAAGAGCAACGCAAGCAGGACGCCTGGCTCTCCAACCCCGACCTGAACCCCGACGCCGCCAAGAAGGAGGACGACGATGCCTCTGCTTGA